From Diaminobutyricibacter sp. McL0608, one genomic window encodes:
- a CDS encoding sensor histidine kinase has protein sequence MVTSPAVATRSGHRITAFQIDLLIAVVVLVIVEAGIYAELAYASPTTFPAIEAFPAGAYLLGFAACAPLVWRRTHPVLVSFIVIAAVAVYHFAGYPGASPALVLFATSYAIGAYGRSTWRSILMASGFIVAWMIIPSLPPEPVPWLSFAITGPALGMAVMVVLGATAAQVRRNNELSVAAAASEAEARMREELTDERLGMARELHDVLAHTISVISVQAGVALDAFDDHPDAARTAMMKVRGLSRQAIPELRRTLELLRRDPAPGAETAPQPGLDRLPDLLAELEASGLTVESRISVDGAEITPFVELTAFRIVQEAVTNVVRHAAASTVWVTVRADLDTRALLVTVEDNGRGAPAGGDGRGLGLVGMRERAHSVGGTLETGTSRAGGFLVSAVLPIEEPA, from the coding sequence ATGGTGACGAGCCCGGCGGTGGCGACCCGCAGCGGACACCGCATCACCGCGTTCCAGATCGACCTGCTGATCGCGGTGGTGGTGCTCGTGATCGTCGAGGCCGGGATCTACGCCGAACTGGCCTACGCCTCCCCGACGACCTTCCCGGCGATCGAGGCGTTTCCCGCCGGCGCCTACCTGCTCGGCTTCGCCGCGTGCGCGCCGCTGGTCTGGCGGCGCACGCATCCGGTTCTGGTCTCCTTCATCGTGATCGCCGCGGTCGCCGTCTATCATTTCGCCGGCTACCCGGGCGCGTCACCCGCCCTCGTGCTGTTCGCGACGTCATATGCGATCGGCGCCTACGGACGATCGACCTGGCGCTCGATCCTCATGGCGTCCGGTTTCATCGTCGCGTGGATGATCATCCCGTCCCTTCCCCCCGAGCCGGTGCCCTGGCTTTCGTTCGCCATCACCGGTCCTGCCCTCGGAATGGCGGTCATGGTGGTGCTGGGCGCGACGGCCGCGCAGGTTCGACGCAACAACGAGCTGAGCGTGGCCGCCGCCGCGAGCGAGGCGGAGGCGCGGATGCGCGAGGAGCTGACCGACGAACGCCTCGGGATGGCGCGCGAGCTCCACGACGTGCTGGCGCACACCATCTCGGTTATCTCGGTGCAGGCCGGAGTCGCCCTCGACGCGTTCGACGACCATCCGGATGCGGCCCGCACGGCGATGATGAAGGTGCGCGGGCTGTCGCGCCAGGCGATTCCGGAGCTGCGCCGCACTCTCGAACTGCTCCGTCGCGATCCTGCGCCCGGTGCCGAGACCGCTCCGCAGCCCGGACTGGACAGGCTTCCCGACCTCCTGGCGGAACTCGAGGCGTCGGGCCTGACGGTCGAGTCGCGGATCTCCGTCGATGGCGCGGAGATCACACCGTTCGTCGAGCTGACCGCCTTCCGTATCGTCCAAGAGGCCGTCACGAACGTCGTGCGTCACGCAGCGGCGAGCACAGTGTGGGTGACGGTGCGCGCAGACCTCGACACGCGCGCGCTGCTCGTGACGGTGGAGGACAACGGCCGCGGCGCGCCTGCGGGCGGCGACGGCCGCGGGCTCGGGCTGGTCGGGATGCGCGAGCGCGCCCACTCGGTCGGCGGAACGCTCGAAACCGGCACGTCGCGGGCCGGCGGCTTCCTCGTGTCCGCAGTGCTGCCGATCGAGGAGCCGGCGTGA
- the hisB gene encoding imidazoleglycerol-phosphate dehydratase HisB, giving the protein MTNRTATIQRETSESSIQLTVDLDGKGIADVQSSVPFFDHLLTAFAKHSLTDLTVRASGDVEIDVHHTVEDIGIVLGQAIRSALGDKSGISRFGDALVPLDEALVQAVVDISGRPYLVHTGEPAGFEYHLIGGHFTGSMVRHVFEAITFNAALTTHITVLGGRDPHHIAEAEFKAFARAFRQAKALDPLVSGIPSTKGAL; this is encoded by the coding sequence ATGACCAATCGCACGGCCACGATCCAGCGGGAGACGAGCGAGTCGAGCATCCAGCTCACCGTCGACCTCGACGGGAAGGGCATCGCCGACGTGCAGTCGTCCGTGCCCTTCTTCGACCACCTGCTGACCGCGTTCGCGAAGCACTCCCTCACCGACCTGACGGTCCGCGCCAGCGGCGACGTCGAGATCGACGTGCACCACACGGTCGAAGACATCGGCATCGTGCTCGGCCAGGCCATCCGTTCCGCGCTCGGCGACAAGTCGGGGATCTCGCGGTTCGGCGACGCCCTCGTGCCGCTCGACGAAGCGCTCGTGCAGGCCGTCGTCGACATCTCCGGCCGTCCGTACCTGGTGCACACCGGTGAGCCTGCAGGCTTCGAATACCACCTCATCGGCGGCCATTTCACCGGTTCCATGGTGCGTCACGTGTTCGAGGCGATCACCTTCAACGCCGCGCTCACGACGCACATCACCGTTCTCGGCGGCCGCGACCCGCACCACATCGCCGAGGCCGAGTTCAAGGCCTTCGCGCGCGCATTCCGCCAGGCGAAAGCGCTCGACCCGCTCGTCTCGGGCATCCCGTCGACGAAGGGCGCGCTGTGA
- the lexA gene encoding transcriptional repressor LexA, translated as MTNDTGAGRERGGTRRRKNLSEKQLAILDVIARSVSQRGYPPSMREIGDAVGLSSLSSVTHQLNQLELSGYLRRDPNRPRALEILIDVPSTASESLDYENQTPVGDARMVPLVGRIAAGVPITADQQVEEVFPLPRQLVGNGDLFMLKVVGESMIDAAICDGDWVVVRQQKTAENGDIVAAMLDSEATVKVFRQRDGHTWLLPRNSNFEPILGDFAEVLGKVVAVLRAV; from the coding sequence GTGACGAACGACACTGGAGCAGGGCGCGAACGCGGCGGGACCCGCCGGCGCAAGAACCTCAGCGAGAAGCAGCTCGCCATCCTCGACGTGATCGCGCGCTCCGTCAGCCAGCGCGGCTATCCGCCGAGCATGCGGGAGATCGGCGACGCCGTCGGGCTCTCGTCGCTGTCGAGCGTGACGCACCAGCTGAACCAGCTCGAGCTGAGCGGCTACCTCAGGCGCGACCCGAACCGGCCACGCGCACTCGAGATCCTGATCGACGTCCCCTCCACCGCATCCGAAAGCCTCGACTACGAGAACCAGACCCCGGTCGGCGACGCCCGGATGGTCCCGCTGGTCGGACGCATCGCCGCCGGCGTGCCCATCACGGCCGACCAGCAGGTCGAAGAAGTCTTCCCCCTCCCCCGCCAGCTCGTCGGCAACGGAGACCTCTTCATGCTGAAAGTCGTCGGCGAGTCGATGATCGATGCGGCGATCTGCGACGGCGACTGGGTGGTCGTCCGGCAGCAGAAGACGGCGGAGAACGGTGACATCGTCGCCGCCATGCTCGACAGCGAGGCCACGGTCAAGGTCTTCCGCCAGCGCGACGGCCACACCTGGCTGCTCCCCCGCAACTCGAACTTCGAGCCGATCCTCGGCGACTTCGCCGAGGTACTCGGCAAGGTGGTGGCGGTCCTCCGCGCGGTCTGA
- a CDS encoding ABC transporter ATP-binding protein — protein sequence MNDPISFPTPPDVAIRLDGVSKSYGGVEAIRSLDLDFTRGESVALLGPNGAGKSTTIGMMVGLVAADRGRISVAGSTPRAAVARGAIAAMLQDTGFMAGVSVAELVGFSAGIYPRPLAVGRAIELAGLVGLERRRVDRLSGGQAQRLRFAIAVVADPEILILDEPTRALDVQARSEFWEAMRAFAATGRTLVFATHYLDEVDENATRVVVLANGRIVGDGRPDEIRRRTGTTMVRVTVPEPAADGQDGLLGSLPGVVDVARAGGRFAIRTTDADSTVRALAACSLGWKSLEVSPPSLDESFLTLTQEAQS from the coding sequence ATGAACGATCCGATCTCCTTCCCGACGCCTCCGGATGTGGCGATCCGTCTCGACGGCGTATCCAAGAGTTATGGCGGTGTCGAGGCGATCCGCTCGCTCGACCTCGACTTCACGCGGGGCGAATCCGTCGCGCTGCTCGGCCCCAACGGGGCGGGCAAGAGCACGACCATCGGGATGATGGTCGGCCTCGTCGCCGCCGATCGCGGGCGGATCAGCGTGGCCGGCTCGACGCCCCGCGCGGCCGTAGCCCGGGGTGCCATCGCGGCCATGCTGCAGGACACCGGCTTCATGGCCGGAGTGAGCGTCGCCGAACTGGTCGGCTTCAGCGCCGGAATCTACCCTCGGCCACTCGCCGTCGGGCGAGCCATCGAGCTCGCCGGTCTCGTGGGTCTCGAGCGTCGTCGCGTCGACCGCCTCTCTGGCGGCCAGGCCCAGCGCCTCCGGTTCGCGATCGCCGTGGTCGCCGACCCCGAGATCCTCATTCTCGACGAACCCACTCGTGCACTCGACGTCCAGGCGCGTTCCGAGTTCTGGGAGGCGATGCGCGCCTTTGCCGCGACCGGACGGACTCTCGTCTTCGCAACGCATTACCTCGACGAAGTGGATGAGAACGCCACCAGGGTCGTGGTGCTCGCGAACGGCCGGATCGTCGGCGACGGCCGACCCGACGAGATCCGTCGACGCACAGGGACGACCATGGTGCGCGTCACGGTGCCGGAGCCGGCAGCCGACGGTCAGGACGGGCTGCTCGGCAGCCTGCCCGGGGTCGTCGACGTCGCACGCGCGGGGGGACGATTCGCGATCCGCACCACCGACGCCGACTCGACCGTGCGAGCGCTGGCGGCCTGCAGTCTCGGGTGGAAGTCCCTCGAGGTGAGCCCGCCCAGCCTCGACGAATCCTTTCTCACCCTCACCCAGGAGGCTCAATCATGA
- a CDS encoding LysM peptidoglycan-binding domain-containing protein — MTAAIQMPTHFAGATSRPAGEPSTHLRLTRRGRAVLTTLAAVPLVVGAFLFAVNGGGAIATGSSTHTQFAYVTVHSGQSLWSIAEKVAPSADPRDVIADIVSLNQLQSAVVTPGQRIAIPAQYSTGQ, encoded by the coding sequence ATGACTGCAGCGATTCAGATGCCGACGCATTTCGCCGGTGCGACGTCCCGCCCCGCCGGTGAACCGTCCACGCACCTCCGTCTCACGCGGCGTGGTCGTGCCGTGCTCACGACGCTCGCGGCCGTTCCTTTGGTGGTGGGCGCCTTTCTCTTCGCCGTCAACGGCGGGGGCGCCATCGCGACCGGCTCGAGCACGCACACGCAGTTCGCCTACGTGACGGTTCACTCCGGCCAGTCGCTCTGGAGCATCGCCGAGAAGGTCGCGCCGAGTGCAGATCCGCGCGACGTGATCGCTGACATCGTGTCGCTGAACCAGCTGCAGTCGGCCGTCGTGACACCCGGTCAGCGCATCGCGATTCCGGCGCAGTACAGCACCGGGCAGTGA
- a CDS encoding response regulator transcription factor — protein MIRVVLADDQALIREGFRAILERSDDIEVVGEAADGIEAVELARRMRPDVIVMDVRMPRLDGIAATASVIADASLPGTRVLVVTTYELDATVFEALRAGASGFLLKDLEPDDLRRAVRVVASGESLLAPSVTRRLIERFATLPRRDAAVDEKLGLLTDREREIVALVAVGLSNAEIGERLYISPATAKTHVSRAMAKLDARDRAQVVVFAYDSGIVSAPGP, from the coding sequence GTGATCCGCGTCGTCCTGGCCGACGACCAGGCGCTCATCCGCGAGGGGTTCCGCGCGATCCTCGAGCGTTCCGACGACATCGAGGTCGTCGGAGAGGCCGCGGACGGCATCGAGGCGGTGGAGCTGGCACGCCGGATGCGTCCGGACGTGATCGTGATGGATGTGCGGATGCCGCGCCTCGACGGGATCGCAGCGACGGCCTCTGTGATCGCCGACGCGTCGCTCCCGGGCACGCGGGTTCTGGTGGTCACGACGTACGAGCTGGACGCCACGGTGTTCGAGGCGCTGCGTGCGGGCGCGAGCGGCTTCCTTCTCAAGGACCTGGAACCGGACGACCTCCGGCGGGCAGTGCGAGTGGTCGCCTCAGGCGAGTCCCTGCTCGCGCCGAGTGTCACACGCAGGTTGATCGAGCGCTTCGCCACCCTGCCGCGGCGGGATGCGGCCGTCGACGAGAAGCTCGGGCTCCTGACCGACCGGGAGCGCGAGATCGTCGCGCTGGTCGCGGTGGGTCTCAGCAATGCGGAGATCGGCGAACGCCTGTACATCAGTCCGGCGACGGCGAAGACCCACGTGTCGCGCGCGATGGCGAAGCTGGACGCACGTGATCGGGCGCAGGTCGTGGTCTTCGCCTACGACTCCGGCATCGTGTCCGCGCCGGGGCCCTGA
- a CDS encoding metallopeptidase family protein codes for MVEISDDEFERIVTEEYDAIPDDWFGQLDNVAILIDNQPSGEYPRLYGLYTGHPLTRRGVYGYGELPDRITLFKNNIQERSADLDELRRRVRVTLAHEIGHYFGLSDARLHELGWA; via the coding sequence ATGGTCGAGATCTCCGACGATGAGTTCGAACGCATCGTCACCGAAGAGTACGACGCCATTCCCGACGACTGGTTCGGGCAGCTGGACAATGTCGCGATCCTGATCGACAACCAGCCGAGCGGAGAGTATCCCCGGCTCTACGGCCTGTACACGGGACACCCGTTGACGCGTCGCGGCGTGTACGGCTACGGCGAATTGCCCGATCGCATCACCCTGTTCAAGAACAACATCCAGGAGCGCAGCGCCGATCTCGACGAGCTCCGCAGGCGGGTGCGGGTCACTCTCGCGCATGAGATCGGCCACTATTTCGGGCTCTCGGACGCTCGCCTCCACGAGCTCGGCTGGGCGTAG
- a CDS encoding histidinol-phosphate transaminase: MTSLSDLPIRDDLRGKTPYGAPQKTVPVALNVNENTHPIPDDVAADIVAAVAKAIHGVNRYPDREFVELRESLARYLGHGLTSAQIWAANGSNEVIQHILQAFGGPGRTMLGFAPTYSMYSILASGTGTQWIAGPRGDDFELSAETAVAEIRRVDPDIVILCAPNNPTGTPLSIETIAAVYDAARGIVVVDEAYAEFMPSGSPSALTLLPGRERLLVSRTMSKAFAFAGARVGYLAADSAVTDALRLVRLPYHLSALTQAAAIAALAHSAEMLAMVGEISAQRDRLVTELAALGYQPHRSGSNFVLFGGVRDPHATFQALLAQGVLIRDVGIPGHLRVTAGTEAETTAFLTALASLGHTDEGVTASTLNSQS; this comes from the coding sequence GTGACCTCCCTCTCTGATCTGCCTATTCGCGATGACCTGCGGGGAAAGACCCCGTACGGCGCACCACAGAAGACCGTTCCGGTCGCGCTTAACGTGAATGAGAACACGCATCCGATTCCGGATGACGTGGCGGCAGACATCGTGGCCGCGGTCGCCAAAGCGATCCACGGGGTCAACCGCTATCCCGATCGCGAATTCGTCGAGCTGCGCGAAAGCCTGGCCCGGTATCTCGGGCACGGTCTGACCTCTGCGCAGATCTGGGCGGCGAACGGGTCGAACGAGGTCATCCAGCACATCCTGCAGGCCTTCGGTGGACCCGGGCGCACCATGCTCGGCTTCGCGCCGACCTATTCGATGTACTCGATCCTCGCTTCCGGCACGGGAACCCAATGGATCGCGGGCCCCCGGGGCGATGACTTCGAACTCAGCGCCGAGACAGCCGTCGCAGAGATCCGCCGCGTCGACCCCGACATCGTGATCCTGTGCGCCCCGAACAACCCGACCGGCACACCGCTCTCGATCGAGACGATCGCTGCTGTCTATGACGCGGCACGGGGAATCGTCGTGGTCGACGAGGCGTACGCCGAGTTCATGCCTTCGGGGAGCCCCTCCGCCCTCACGCTCCTGCCGGGACGCGAACGCCTGCTCGTCTCGCGCACGATGAGCAAGGCCTTCGCCTTCGCCGGGGCGCGGGTCGGCTACCTCGCCGCGGACTCCGCCGTCACGGACGCCCTCCGACTGGTGCGCCTCCCGTATCACCTGTCCGCGCTCACCCAGGCGGCGGCGATCGCAGCGCTCGCCCACTCCGCCGAGATGCTCGCCATGGTCGGCGAGATCTCCGCGCAGCGCGATCGGCTCGTGACCGAACTCGCGGCGCTCGGGTACCAGCCGCACCGCAGCGGGAGCAACTTCGTCCTCTTCGGCGGTGTGCGCGACCCGCACGCGACCTTCCAGGCGCTCCTGGCCCAGGGAGTCCTCATCCGTGATGTCGGAATCCCCGGCCACCTGCGCGTGACCGCGGGCACCGAGGCCGAGACGACGGCGTTTCTGACGGCGCTCGCCTCACTCGGTCACACAGACGAGGGCGTCACCGCGTCGACACTAAACTCGCAGTCATGA
- the metE gene encoding 5-methyltetrahydropteroyltriglutamate--homocysteine S-methyltransferase, giving the protein MTDTTTRAAFPTGTILGYPRIGRRRELKKAVEAFWAGSIAAEELEAQAAELRSVTRERLAGLGLGRDDASIPESFSYYDQVLDAAVTLGALPSRFAGLADAAGHVDLAGYFTIARGEGENAPLEMTKWFDSNYHYLVPEIGPETSFALASDRIVREFEEAKAAGFVTRPVIVGPVTFLALSKPSDEAPDGFRPLTRLADVLPVYQELLARLAAVGAPWVQLDEPALVSESIEDARSEVLEAVRSAYATLGAEADRPAIFVAAPYGSLDDALPVLAASPVEAIGLDLVRGTVPSGLDAATTAALAGKTVVGGVIDGHNIWRGDLEAAFGKLTSLLSISPDVAVSTSTSLLHVPHDVDDEPALSEQLTSWLAFADQKVGQVATLATGLLDGHEAVQDALRAASDALADRRSAPGVRDAAVRARTAGLTEADFSRGEYSDRLAAQEEALGLPFLPTTTIGSFPQTGDIRRARAQLAKGLISEAEYLGLMRDEIKRVVDLQEEIGIDVVVHGEPERNDMVQYFAENLDGFAVTQNGWVQSYGSRCTRPSILWGDVSRPKPITVDWSTYTQSLTQKPVKGMLTGPVTILAWSFVRDDQPLGETARQVALALRDEIGDLEASGIRIVQVDEPALRELLPLKRAAHADYLDWSVGSFRLATAGVRDETQIHTHLCYSEFGVVIDAIRNLDADVTSIEAARSRMEVVHDIQTSGFDHGIGPGVYDIHSPRVPSVAEVTELLETALAAIPGRQLWVNPDCGLKTRGYDETVASLKNILEATRVVREKAGVPA; this is encoded by the coding sequence ATGACCGACACCACGACTCGCGCCGCCTTTCCGACGGGGACGATCCTCGGCTATCCGCGTATCGGCCGCCGCCGTGAACTGAAGAAGGCCGTCGAGGCCTTCTGGGCGGGCTCCATCGCCGCGGAGGAGCTCGAAGCGCAGGCCGCTGAACTCCGTTCCGTCACGCGCGAACGGCTGGCCGGGCTCGGTCTCGGGCGCGACGATGCTTCGATTCCCGAGAGCTTCAGCTACTACGACCAGGTGCTCGACGCTGCTGTGACGCTCGGCGCGCTGCCTTCACGCTTCGCCGGCCTCGCGGATGCTGCCGGTCACGTCGACCTCGCCGGCTACTTCACCATCGCTCGCGGAGAGGGCGAGAACGCACCTCTCGAGATGACGAAGTGGTTCGACTCGAACTACCACTACCTGGTGCCGGAGATCGGTCCCGAGACGTCGTTCGCACTCGCCTCCGACCGTATCGTGCGTGAGTTCGAGGAGGCCAAGGCGGCAGGATTCGTGACCCGGCCGGTCATCGTCGGCCCCGTGACGTTCCTCGCCCTCAGCAAGCCGAGCGACGAAGCCCCCGATGGTTTCCGCCCCCTCACCCGTCTCGCCGACGTGCTCCCCGTCTACCAGGAGCTTCTCGCGCGGCTCGCTGCCGTGGGAGCACCGTGGGTGCAGCTCGACGAGCCTGCCCTCGTGAGCGAGAGCATCGAGGATGCGCGTTCCGAGGTGCTCGAAGCCGTGCGCTCCGCCTATGCGACGCTCGGCGCCGAAGCGGATCGCCCCGCAATCTTCGTCGCGGCGCCGTACGGAAGCCTGGACGACGCCCTTCCGGTCCTCGCGGCGTCCCCTGTCGAAGCGATCGGGCTCGACCTCGTGCGAGGAACGGTCCCGTCCGGGCTCGACGCGGCCACCACAGCCGCCCTCGCCGGCAAGACCGTGGTCGGCGGCGTGATCGACGGCCACAACATCTGGCGCGGCGACCTCGAGGCCGCCTTCGGAAAGCTCACCTCCCTGCTGTCGATCTCACCGGACGTGGCGGTCTCCACCTCGACCTCGCTGCTCCACGTGCCCCATGACGTCGACGACGAGCCGGCACTGTCCGAGCAGCTGACGTCGTGGCTCGCGTTCGCGGACCAGAAGGTCGGACAGGTCGCGACACTCGCAACAGGCCTTCTCGACGGCCACGAAGCGGTGCAGGATGCGTTGCGCGCCGCATCCGACGCGCTTGCCGACCGCCGGTCGGCGCCCGGCGTGCGCGATGCCGCCGTCCGCGCCCGTACGGCCGGCCTCACTGAGGCCGACTTCTCACGCGGCGAGTACAGCGATCGTCTGGCAGCCCAGGAGGAGGCGCTCGGCCTGCCGTTCCTGCCGACCACCACGATCGGGTCGTTCCCGCAGACGGGCGACATCCGCCGGGCCCGTGCGCAGCTCGCGAAGGGCCTGATCAGCGAAGCCGAATACCTGGGTCTCATGCGCGACGAGATCAAGCGCGTCGTCGACCTCCAAGAGGAGATCGGCATCGACGTCGTCGTGCACGGCGAGCCCGAGCGCAACGACATGGTGCAGTACTTCGCCGAGAACCTCGACGGTTTCGCCGTCACGCAGAACGGCTGGGTGCAGTCGTACGGCAGCCGCTGCACCCGTCCGTCGATTCTGTGGGGCGACGTCTCGCGGCCGAAGCCGATCACGGTGGACTGGTCGACCTACACGCAGAGCCTCACCCAGAAGCCCGTGAAAGGGATGCTCACCGGCCCTGTCACGATCCTCGCGTGGTCGTTCGTGCGCGACGACCAGCCGCTCGGCGAGACCGCGCGCCAGGTCGCGCTGGCGCTCCGCGATGAGATCGGCGACCTGGAGGCATCCGGAATCCGTATCGTGCAGGTGGACGAGCCAGCACTCCGCGAGCTGCTTCCGCTCAAGCGTGCCGCCCACGCCGACTACCTCGACTGGTCGGTCGGATCGTTCCGCCTCGCCACTGCGGGTGTGCGCGACGAGACGCAGATCCATACCCACCTCTGCTATTCGGAGTTCGGCGTCGTCATCGATGCGATCCGCAACCTCGACGCCGATGTCACGAGTATCGAGGCGGCCCGCTCGCGCATGGAGGTCGTCCACGACATCCAGACCAGCGGATTCGACCACGGGATCGGCCCGGGCGTCTACGACATCCACTCGCCGCGTGTGCCGAGCGTCGCCGAGGTGACCGAGCTGCTGGAGACAGCGCTCGCCGCCATCCCCGGCCGCCAGCTCTGGGTGAACCCGGACTGCGGGCTGAAGACCAGGGGCTACGACGAGACGGTGGCGTCGCTGAAGAACATCCTCGAGGCGACACGGGTCGTCCGGGAGAAGGCGGGCGTTCCCGCCTAG
- a CDS encoding ABC transporter permease yields the protein MTRSLLRLETLRMLRDPKYLALAVAAPIGFYLLFATLFGGGPTPPGELPGTVEIMVAMAAYGAIWAVLSTTGPRIAEERQTEWLQQLRSMPISGATVLGSKVFASVLTALPAIVLVCVTAAVAKGVSLSIGQWVALVAALWLGSTTFAALGIAIGFLVGSDLAYPLSYGLYMAMSALGGLWVPPAVLPSGMSDLALWMPTYRLANLGWEIAGGSVPDPTTIAILVAWTAALSGVAFLAYRRPRLLRLRPQPPIG from the coding sequence ATGACCCGCTCCCTTCTCCGGCTGGAGACGCTCCGCATGCTGCGCGACCCCAAATACCTCGCACTGGCCGTCGCCGCGCCGATCGGCTTCTACCTCTTGTTCGCGACGTTGTTCGGCGGCGGTCCGACCCCGCCCGGCGAGCTCCCTGGCACGGTCGAGATCATGGTCGCCATGGCCGCATACGGCGCGATCTGGGCGGTCCTGTCCACGACTGGCCCTCGGATCGCTGAGGAGCGCCAGACCGAATGGCTGCAGCAGCTGCGATCCATGCCGATCTCCGGCGCGACCGTACTCGGGTCGAAAGTCTTCGCGAGCGTCCTGACCGCACTGCCTGCGATCGTGCTGGTCTGCGTGACGGCGGCCGTAGCGAAGGGGGTCTCGCTGTCGATCGGGCAATGGGTCGCCCTGGTCGCCGCCCTGTGGCTCGGAAGCACGACTTTCGCGGCCCTCGGGATCGCCATCGGCTTCCTCGTCGGCTCCGATCTCGCCTACCCGCTCAGCTACGGGCTCTACATGGCGATGTCGGCGCTCGGCGGCTTGTGGGTTCCTCCGGCTGTCCTTCCGTCGGGGATGAGCGACCTGGCGCTGTGGATGCCGACCTACCGGCTCGCGAACCTCGGCTGGGAGATCGCGGGCGGGAGCGTCCCCGATCCCACCACCATCGCCATCCTGGTCGCGTGGACCGCGGCTCTGTCCGGTGTCGCTTTCCTGGCCTACCGTCGCCCACGTCTGCTGCGGCTTCGTCCGCAGCCCCCGATAGGCTGA
- the hisH gene encoding imidazole glycerol phosphate synthase subunit HisH produces the protein MTRPSVVVFDYGTGNVHSAAKALEAAGADVELTGDRAKAQAADGLVVPGVGAFKAVAEALRASHGDEIVDRRLAGGRPVLGICVGMQILFEHGVERGNDSPGLGEWPGEVDILDADVLPHMGWNTVDAPADSALFEGIRDERFYFVHSYAAQQWTLDVMPPFPAPRVTWSEHGSRFIAAVENGPLSATQFHPEKSGAAGIRLLHNWLGTLRQGRDS, from the coding sequence GTGACCCGACCGTCGGTCGTCGTCTTCGACTACGGAACGGGCAATGTGCACTCGGCCGCGAAAGCGCTCGAGGCCGCCGGCGCCGATGTCGAACTGACCGGCGATCGTGCGAAGGCGCAGGCCGCTGACGGTCTCGTCGTGCCCGGCGTCGGCGCCTTCAAAGCGGTCGCCGAAGCATTGCGCGCGTCCCACGGCGACGAGATCGTCGACCGTCGGCTCGCCGGGGGACGGCCGGTGCTCGGCATCTGCGTCGGGATGCAGATCCTGTTCGAGCACGGAGTCGAGCGGGGGAACGATTCTCCGGGTCTCGGCGAATGGCCCGGCGAAGTCGACATCCTCGACGCGGACGTCCTGCCGCACATGGGCTGGAACACCGTCGATGCGCCGGCGGACTCGGCACTGTTCGAGGGCATCCGCGACGAGCGCTTCTACTTCGTGCACTCGTATGCGGCGCAGCAGTGGACCCTCGACGTGATGCCGCCCTTCCCGGCGCCACGTGTGACGTGGAGCGAACACGGGTCGCGGTTCATCGCCGCCGTGGAGAACGGCCCGCTGAGCGCGACGCAGTTCCACCCCGAGAAGTCGGGCGCGGCTGGCATCCGTCTTCTCCACAACTGGCTCGGCACTCTGCGCCAGGGCCGTGATTCATGA